The following are encoded in a window of Dehalococcoidales bacterium genomic DNA:
- a CDS encoding MATE family efflux transporter has translation MTNLTALPELGERGLPRAVFRLAWPVVLQEAAWTILGMIIMVFIGHLGPEAITAVGLSEQIIFLPATAFMGITIGAVAIIARDVGAGESEHANRTLRQAMLLAYILGIAFSLIMWFYADQLLWLFRASPEVIALGRDYIRANAPTTAFFFLLLCGEAVFRGAGDTRTPMIAIIVMEVVGTGLAYVLINGWWVFPALGVLGAGIARAASSVVGGLLIWAILVKGKGLLKYDLRTALVFQWTEVKRILRVGLPAFANAVQMRAAMSIYTIVLSSLGTTVYAAHVLTMRVEEFAFMPSFGFGVAATALVGQFLGAGKPDLAKKAGYLSQRYCMVVMVCLGVITFTFSHQLISIFTDDPEVIRIGAMGLKIWSFAMPGMATNNSLSGGLQGAGDTRWVLLLSTVGMWTMRVGGGALLVFALHMGAPGAWIGAVVDHTVRAILMWIRFAGGKWQNIQV, from the coding sequence ATGACGAACCTGACCGCGCTACCCGAACTGGGCGAGAGAGGGCTCCCGCGTGCCGTTTTCCGCCTGGCCTGGCCGGTCGTCCTGCAAGAGGCTGCCTGGACAATCCTTGGCATGATCATCATGGTCTTCATCGGGCACCTCGGACCGGAGGCAATCACCGCCGTAGGCCTCAGCGAACAAATCATCTTCCTGCCCGCTACAGCCTTCATGGGCATCACCATCGGGGCGGTAGCAATAATTGCCCGCGACGTTGGAGCCGGTGAATCCGAGCACGCCAACCGCACCCTCAGGCAGGCAATGCTCCTCGCCTACATTCTCGGTATTGCCTTTTCCCTGATTATGTGGTTCTATGCCGACCAACTGCTGTGGCTATTCCGCGCCAGTCCTGAAGTCATAGCGCTCGGCAGGGACTACATCCGTGCCAATGCCCCCACCACAGCGTTCTTCTTCCTGCTCCTGTGCGGTGAGGCCGTGTTCCGTGGGGCAGGAGATACCAGGACCCCCATGATCGCAATAATCGTCATGGAAGTGGTCGGCACCGGTCTTGCCTATGTTCTCATCAATGGCTGGTGGGTCTTTCCCGCACTGGGAGTGCTCGGTGCGGGTATAGCCAGGGCGGCATCCAGTGTCGTTGGCGGTCTCTTGATATGGGCTATTCTGGTCAAGGGCAAAGGCCTGCTGAAGTACGACCTGCGGACTGCCCTGGTTTTCCAATGGACTGAAGTGAAGCGCATCCTCAGAGTCGGTCTGCCCGCCTTCGCCAACGCTGTACAGATGCGGGCAGCCATGAGCATCTACACCATCGTTCTCAGCAGCCTGGGGACCACCGTCTACGCCGCCCACGTGCTCACCATGAGAGTCGAGGAGTTCGCCTTCATGCCCAGCTTCGGCTTCGGCGTGGCCGCCACGGCATTGGTCGGGCAGTTCCTGGGAGCGGGAAAGCCCGACCTTGCCAAGAAAGCCGGCTACCTGTCGCAACGCTACTGCATGGTGGTCATGGTCTGCCTCGGTGTGATAACGTTTACATTCTCCCACCAGCTCATCAGCATCTTCACCGACGACCCCGAGGTTATCCGTATCGGTGCCATGGGGCTCAAGATATGGTCATTCGCCATGCCGGGGATGGCCACCAACAACTCACTCTCAGGCGGCCTGCAGGGTGCCGGTGACACCCGCTGGGTGCTGCTTCTCTCCACAGTCGGCATGTGGACAATGCGTGTCGGCGGTGGCGCTCTCCTGGTGTTTGCCCTTCACATGGGAGCGCCGGGAGCCTGGATAGGCGCGGTGGTTGACCACACCGTGCGGGCGATACTGATGTGGATACGCTTCGCCGGCGGGAAATGGCAAAACATACAGGTGTAA
- a CDS encoding adenylyltransferase/cytidyltransferase family protein → MTRVYADMVADLFHYGHVEFLRKVRAPGDYLLVGIHSDDVVVPYKRRPILTMEERIAVVAGCRYV, encoded by the coding sequence ATGACGAGGGTATACGCAGATATGGTGGCTGACCTCTTTCACTATGGCCATGTTGAGTTCCTGAGGAAGGTCCGCGCTCCGGGGGACTATCTCCTGGTGGGCATCCATTCAGACGACGTTGTCGTGCCCTACAAGCGCAGGCCCATCCTCACTATGGAAGAGCGTATCGCTGTGGTAGCCGGGTGTCGCTACGTTTAA
- a CDS encoding cupin domain-containing protein has product MFFSFPEDFKERELAPGIVLRLVWGEHVMLSYATFQPNSTVPAHSHPHEQTGIIVEGELELTIGNESRVCRKGDAFTIPGNIEHSAASGDTATTVIDTFSPPREDYM; this is encoded by the coding sequence ATGTTCTTCAGTTTTCCGGAGGACTTCAAGGAAAGGGAGCTGGCTCCGGGTATCGTTCTGAGACTGGTCTGGGGAGAACACGTGATGCTCTCTTACGCCACGTTTCAACCCAACAGCACCGTGCCGGCTCACAGCCATCCCCACGAGCAGACGGGAATCATAGTCGAGGGCGAACTGGAACTGACTATCGGCAACGAGAGCCGTGTCTGCCGCAAGGGTGACGCTTTCACCATCCCCGGCAATATCGAGCACAGCGCCGCCAGCGGTGACACGGCCACCACGGTCATAGACACCTTCAGCCCGCCCCGCGAAGACTACATGTAG
- a CDS encoding alpha/beta fold hydrolase, which produces MSDEIDLSFLDRPEILQVIFPVVYSSFQLPDFLRSRSAGVPACSVEVEEGIKIVCGFWVSGKDHPSILYFHGNGETVDTHEWIAPYYNRRGINLFVSDYRGYGASDGRPTISNMVADAHTIFRGLREKLRGEGFKDSLFVMGRSLGSVPAVEVALNYQDGIRGLIVESGTANNFRRLWDYPGVSPGITAAGEERAFLVQESPFLNKVKVRRIHRPTLIIHGENDEIMPVEEGKELYRSSGSREKRILIVPGAGHNDIMMNQELYFDTIEGFIREHQ; this is translated from the coding sequence ATGTCTGACGAAATAGACCTGTCCTTTCTGGACCGACCTGAGATTCTACAGGTGATATTCCCGGTAGTTTATTCTTCTTTTCAGCTGCCGGACTTCCTCCGGTCCCGGTCTGCGGGGGTACCTGCTTGCTCCGTGGAGGTCGAAGAGGGAATCAAGATAGTCTGCGGGTTCTGGGTGAGTGGTAAGGACCACCCCTCAATCCTGTACTTCCACGGTAATGGCGAAACGGTGGATACTCACGAGTGGATTGCCCCGTACTACAACCGGCGAGGGATTAACCTCTTCGTTAGCGACTATCGGGGCTACGGCGCCAGTGATGGAAGGCCGACGATTTCCAACATGGTCGCCGATGCCCACACCATCTTCAGGGGCTTAAGAGAGAAACTGAGGGGGGAAGGTTTCAAGGACAGTCTCTTCGTTATGGGCCGGTCCCTGGGAAGTGTGCCTGCCGTTGAGGTTGCCCTGAACTATCAGGATGGTATCCGTGGTTTGATTGTTGAGAGTGGTACCGCTAACAACTTCCGCCGGCTGTGGGACTACCCGGGGGTTTCGCCGGGTATAACTGCTGCGGGGGAGGAAAGAGCTTTCCTTGTTCAGGAAAGTCCTTTTCTGAACAAGGTAAAGGTGCGGCGGATTCACAGGCCCACGCTCATTATCCACGGTGAGAACGACGAAATCATGCCTGTTGAAGAAGGAAAAGAGCTCTACCGGAGTTCCGGTTCGCGGGAAAAGAGGATTCTTATCGTTCCCGGAGCGGGCCATAATGATATCATGATGAACCAGGAGTTGTACTTCGATACGATAGAGGGGTTCATCAGGGAACATCAATAG
- a CDS encoding Sir2 family NAD-dependent protein deacetylase, protein MNELIQRAARDIAGSGYAIALTGAGMSTESGIPDFRGPQGVWTKNPEAEKRAYRGYQDFLRDPGRYWKERLSSSTGALGELGTREPNPGHHALVELERMGILKCTITQNVDALHERAGARHLLEYHGSFAKLRCVSCNARFRRDEFDLARLMREDRLPPRCSKCGGIVKGDTVGFGEPIPEDVAHQSIEEAWKCDLMLICGTSAVVYPFANLPRIARQKTREAQRETAGSLAAIERVPAVTIIEVNAEPTPLTQDGVSDYIIQGKTGDVLPAIAEEVKRVRETNTSD, encoded by the coding sequence ATGAATGAGCTAATTCAAAGAGCAGCCAGGGACATCGCCGGTTCCGGGTATGCCATTGCCCTGACCGGTGCCGGGATGTCCACGGAGTCCGGGATACCGGATTTCCGGGGACCACAGGGTGTCTGGACAAAGAACCCTGAAGCCGAGAAGCGGGCTTATCGCGGCTACCAGGACTTCCTCCGGGACCCCGGGAGATACTGGAAGGAGAGGCTGAGCAGCAGTACCGGGGCCCTTGGGGAACTGGGAACCAGGGAACCAAATCCCGGTCATCATGCTCTGGTTGAGCTGGAGAGGATGGGAATACTGAAGTGTACCATCACGCAGAACGTTGACGCTCTCCACGAGAGGGCGGGGGCGCGGCACCTGCTGGAGTACCACGGCAGCTTCGCCAAGCTGCGCTGCGTATCCTGTAACGCCAGGTTCAGGCGTGATGAGTTTGACCTGGCAAGGCTGATGCGGGAAGACCGGCTACCTCCCCGCTGTTCGAAGTGCGGCGGAATCGTCAAAGGCGACACTGTCGGTTTCGGAGAACCCATCCCCGAGGACGTGGCCCACCAGAGTATAGAAGAAGCCTGGAAGTGCGACCTGATGCTCATCTGCGGGACTTCGGCCGTGGTCTATCCCTTTGCCAACCTGCCCAGAATCGCCCGGCAGAAGACGAGGGAGGCGCAGAGGGAGACCGCAGGCAGTCTTGCTGCCATAGAGAGGGTACCTGCCGTGACCATCATCGAGGTGAACGCTGAGCCAACACCTCTGACCCAGGACGGGGTCTCGGACTACATTATCCAGGGCAAGACGGGCGATGTCCTTCCGGCGATAGCTGAAGAGGTGAAGAGGGTGCGGGAGACTAACACCTCCGACTAA